The proteins below come from a single Methermicoccus shengliensis DSM 18856 genomic window:
- a CDS encoding hydantoinase/oxoprolinase family protein, with translation MGIDVGGANTKFATPDGAWDIIHLPLWQDADLEGALEGIRRAAEGVPAGVVMTGELADCFSSRREGVVAIARACASVLDEVYFLSLDGGFYGIERVVASPLSFAAANWMASAMLVAESHPSCLLVDMGSTTTDIIPIIEGRVRAHTTDLERLAAGELVYTGMVRTSVCALVRAVQLDGVSVPLAKETFATMGDVHTVLGCDVGVWSTADGRGTSREECMHRLARCVCADADELGEDAIVDMALQIKKAQLAELMAAMRDVLKRHPASEVVACGIGEPLISEAAQQLGIECHLCSAHYGSVSHVLPAYATGVLLKRWLR, from the coding sequence GTGGGCATAGATGTGGGGGGTGCAAACACCAAGTTCGCCACACCAGATGGCGCATGGGACATCATCCACCTCCCCCTCTGGCAAGATGCAGACCTCGAGGGTGCTCTTGAGGGGATAAGAAGGGCAGCTGAGGGCGTGCCCGCAGGGGTGGTGATGACAGGGGAGCTTGCAGACTGCTTTTCCAGCAGGAGAGAGGGCGTGGTGGCGATTGCCCGTGCGTGTGCCAGCGTGCTCGATGAGGTGTACTTTCTCTCCCTCGATGGAGGGTTTTACGGCATCGAGAGGGTGGTGGCATCACCGCTCTCGTTTGCCGCCGCCAACTGGATGGCGTCTGCGATGCTGGTGGCAGAGAGCCATCCGAGCTGCCTGCTGGTGGATATGGGCAGCACCACCACGGACATCATCCCCATCATCGAGGGACGGGTGAGGGCACACACCACTGACCTTGAGCGGCTGGCTGCGGGGGAGCTGGTGTACACGGGGATGGTCCGCACCAGCGTGTGTGCCCTCGTACGTGCCGTGCAGCTGGACGGGGTGAGTGTCCCGCTCGCCAAGGAGACGTTTGCCACCATGGGTGATGTGCACACCGTGCTCGGATGTGATGTTGGGGTGTGGAGCACCGCAGATGGCAGGGGCACATCACGAGAGGAGTGCATGCATAGGCTGGCGAGGTGCGTGTGTGCGGACGCCGACGAGCTCGGAGAGGACGCAATCGTGGACATGGCACTTCAGATAAAAAAGGCACAGCTTGCAGAGCTCATGGCAGCCATGAGAGATGTGCTAAAGCGCCATCCAGCATCTGAGGTCGTGGCGTGTGGCATTGGGGAGCCCCTTATCTCCGAGGCTGCACAGCAGCTCGGGATTGAGTGTCATCTTTGCTCTGCACACTACGGAAGTGTGTCCCACGTGCTTCCAGCGTATGCCACGGGCGTGCTGCTGAAAAGATGGCTCAGATGA
- the acnA gene encoding aconitate hydratase AcnA, protein MSAENDPFGAKDVIDTSMGSVVVYRLDVLEEVGAGDISRLPYSIRVLLEAVLRQVDGHLITEQDVYSLARWSPKRVPQREIPFIPARVLLQDFTGVPAVVDLAAMRSAMHRLGHDPSKINPLIPADLVIDHSLQVDCHGTSYAIECNEQREFERNRERYALLRWAQQAFDNLRVVPPGRGIVHQVNLEHLASVVQLREKNGERVAFPDSLVGTDSHTTMVNGLGVLGWGVGGIEAEAVMLGQPYYMPVPEVVGVRLCGSLPEGVTATDLVLTITEMLRRHGVVGKFVEFYGPGLRSLSLPDRATIANMAPEYGATMGFCPVDEKTLQYLLETGRSREHVELVRQYLTMQGLLLDDEAPRYTHTLRLDMDTVEPCVAGPRRPQDRIPLRRMKLSFHEAMKSTFGRDVRSEPCGRVELDMGSMKVPITHGSVVIAAITSCTNTSNPSVMMAAGLLAKKAVELGLRVSPHVKTSLAPGSRVVSEYLEASGLIAYLEALGFHTVGYGCTTCIGNSGPLSEKVAEAIREHDLVVAAVLSGNRNFEGRISPLVKANYLASPPLVVAYAIAGTVDIDLTTEPLGYDPNGRPVYLRDIWPTKEEVEQLVSSTLAPELFERQYSKVFEGSELWQKLTSPSGKLYQWDPSSTYIREPPFFEDFALEPPERGDIRGARVLALLGDSITTDHISPAGAIPPDGPAGRYLIAHGVAPYEFNSFGARRGNHEVMMRGTFANIRLKNGLVSREGGWTVHLPSGEVMTIYDAAMRYRREGIPLIVIAGKEYGTGSSRDWAAKGTQLLGVKAVIAQSFERIHRGNLVGMGVLPLQFKEGEGAEELGLTGREVYDILGIHDIQPGGELTVVARSEDGAEKRFSVVARLDTPVEVEYYRNGGILPTVLRNMMR, encoded by the coding sequence ATGAGTGCGGAGAACGATCCCTTTGGTGCCAAGGACGTCATCGACACGAGTATGGGCTCTGTGGTGGTCTATCGGCTCGATGTGCTCGAGGAGGTGGGGGCTGGGGACATATCCCGTCTTCCCTACTCCATCAGGGTGCTGCTCGAGGCGGTGCTACGACAGGTGGATGGACATCTCATCACCGAGCAGGATGTGTACTCGCTTGCGAGATGGAGTCCGAAGAGGGTGCCCCAGCGTGAGATTCCCTTCATACCCGCGAGAGTGCTGCTGCAGGACTTCACGGGGGTGCCTGCAGTGGTTGACCTCGCTGCGATGAGGTCGGCGATGCACAGGCTCGGGCACGACCCCTCCAAGATCAATCCCCTGATACCCGCAGACCTCGTGATTGACCACTCCCTTCAGGTGGACTGCCACGGGACGTCGTACGCCATTGAGTGCAACGAACAGAGGGAGTTTGAGCGCAACCGCGAGCGCTATGCCCTCCTGCGCTGGGCTCAGCAGGCGTTCGACAACCTTCGGGTCGTTCCCCCCGGCAGAGGGATAGTGCATCAGGTAAACCTCGAGCATCTGGCATCGGTGGTGCAGCTTCGGGAGAAAAACGGAGAGCGTGTTGCATTTCCAGACAGCCTCGTGGGCACAGACTCCCACACCACCATGGTCAACGGGCTCGGAGTTCTGGGATGGGGCGTGGGAGGAATAGAGGCCGAGGCCGTGATGCTTGGCCAGCCCTACTACATGCCAGTGCCAGAGGTGGTGGGCGTGAGGCTGTGCGGAAGCCTGCCCGAGGGGGTGACTGCCACCGACCTCGTGCTCACCATCACGGAGATGCTGAGAAGGCATGGGGTGGTGGGCAAGTTCGTGGAGTTCTATGGACCTGGACTCAGAAGTTTAAGCCTTCCAGACAGGGCAACGATTGCCAACATGGCGCCAGAGTACGGCGCCACCATGGGGTTCTGTCCTGTGGACGAAAAAACGCTGCAATACCTTCTGGAAACGGGAAGGAGCAGAGAGCACGTGGAGCTGGTGAGGCAGTACCTCACGATGCAGGGGCTGCTGCTCGATGATGAGGCACCCCGCTACACCCATACACTAAGGCTGGACATGGACACCGTGGAGCCGTGCGTTGCCGGACCCAGACGACCGCAGGACCGCATACCCCTTCGCAGGATGAAGCTCAGCTTTCACGAGGCGATGAAGAGCACATTCGGCAGGGACGTACGTTCAGAGCCATGTGGGAGGGTGGAGCTGGACATGGGCTCTATGAAGGTGCCAATCACCCATGGCTCGGTGGTCATTGCCGCCATCACCTCGTGTACCAACACCTCAAACCCATCGGTGATGATGGCGGCAGGGCTTCTGGCAAAGAAGGCGGTGGAGCTGGGGCTCAGAGTGAGCCCCCATGTGAAGACCAGCCTCGCCCCGGGCTCACGCGTGGTCAGCGAGTATCTCGAGGCATCTGGGCTCATCGCCTATCTCGAGGCACTGGGCTTCCACACCGTGGGGTACGGGTGCACGACGTGCATAGGCAACAGTGGTCCGCTCTCTGAGAAGGTGGCGGAGGCAATAAGGGAGCACGACCTCGTGGTGGCTGCGGTGCTCAGTGGAAACCGCAACTTCGAGGGCAGGATTAGCCCCCTCGTCAAGGCAAACTACCTCGCATCCCCGCCGCTGGTGGTGGCGTATGCCATCGCTGGCACGGTGGACATCGACCTCACCACAGAACCGCTGGGATACGACCCCAATGGCAGACCCGTGTACCTGAGGGACATCTGGCCCACCAAAGAAGAGGTCGAGCAGCTCGTGAGCAGCACCCTTGCCCCGGAGCTGTTCGAAAGGCAGTACTCCAAGGTGTTCGAGGGCTCTGAGCTCTGGCAAAAGCTCACGTCCCCAAGTGGCAAGCTCTACCAGTGGGACCCATCCTCCACGTACATCAGGGAGCCTCCATTCTTCGAGGACTTCGCGCTCGAGCCTCCCGAGAGAGGCGACATAAGGGGCGCACGGGTGCTCGCCCTTCTGGGAGACAGCATCACCACGGACCACATATCCCCTGCCGGGGCGATTCCCCCAGATGGGCCTGCGGGCAGGTACCTGATTGCACATGGCGTGGCGCCTTACGAGTTCAACTCCTTTGGGGCACGCAGAGGAAACCACGAGGTGATGATGCGGGGCACCTTTGCCAACATACGGCTCAAAAACGGGCTGGTCTCGAGGGAAGGGGGATGGACGGTGCACCTGCCCAGCGGGGAGGTGATGACGATATACGATGCCGCAATGCGCTATCGGAGAGAGGGAATACCGCTCATCGTCATCGCTGGAAAGGAGTACGGCACGGGAAGCTCTCGTGACTGGGCTGCCAAGGGTACCCAGCTTCTGGGCGTCAAGGCGGTGATTGCCCAGTCCTTCGAGCGCATCCACCGTGGCAACCTCGTGGGAATGGGGGTGCTGCCCCTGCAGTTCAAGGAGGGGGAGGGTGCGGAGGAACTGGGCCTCACGGGAAGGGAGGTGTACGACATCCTCGGCATACACGACATTCAGCCCGGGGGAGAGCTCACCGTGGTGGCAAGGAGCGAGGACGGAGCCGAGAAGAGGTTCAGCGTCGTGGCGAGGCTGGACACCCCAGTAGAGGTGGAGTACTACCGCAACGGAGGTATACTGCCCACGGTGCTGCGGAACATGATGAGATAA
- a CDS encoding citrate/2-methylcitrate synthase, giving the protein MEDIKKGLESVIALETSISYIDGINGILEYRGYNINDLSEMPYDAVSYLLIHGELPDEDELEAFSGQLRAEREIDEDTIEFMRMCPYGVEAMDALRTAVSYLSHHDPDMSDCSLDANLRKGIRLIAKFPTIVAAYYRITNGQEPIAPHPSLPHGANFLYMLRGEEPSELEARLMELDFILSAEHELNASTFSVRVAVSTLSDIHSAVIAGLSTLKGPLHGGARLAVMRMLEEVGSPERAEEYVLSLIAEGQRVMGFGHRVYKTYDPRARIYKRLAREIADERGDTRWFRIAESIEEAVQRELVEKQGKPLCPNVDFYSAVVYKYLHIPPEFATSLFAIGRISGWVAHCIEQYADNRVIRPRAKYVGKHHPSR; this is encoded by the coding sequence ATGGAAGATATAAAAAAGGGATTGGAGAGCGTTATTGCGCTGGAAACGAGCATCTCCTACATAGATGGAATAAATGGTATACTGGAATACAGGGGATACAACATAAATGACCTATCGGAGATGCCGTATGATGCCGTCTCATACCTGCTCATACATGGAGAGCTCCCGGATGAGGATGAGCTCGAGGCCTTTTCTGGCCAGCTGAGGGCCGAGAGGGAGATAGATGAGGACACGATAGAGTTCATGAGGATGTGCCCCTATGGAGTCGAGGCCATGGACGCTCTGCGCACGGCGGTCTCCTACCTCTCCCACCACGACCCCGACATGTCCGACTGCTCGCTCGATGCTAACCTGCGCAAGGGCATCAGGCTGATAGCGAAGTTCCCCACCATCGTTGCGGCATACTACAGGATAACAAATGGCCAAGAGCCCATCGCCCCCCATCCCTCCCTGCCGCATGGGGCAAACTTCCTGTACATGCTCAGAGGAGAGGAGCCGAGTGAGCTGGAGGCAAGGCTGATGGAGCTGGACTTCATCCTCAGCGCAGAGCATGAGCTGAACGCCTCCACGTTCTCTGTTCGGGTGGCGGTATCCACCCTCTCCGATATCCACTCCGCCGTGATAGCGGGCTTGAGCACGCTCAAGGGGCCGCTTCACGGAGGTGCTCGGCTCGCCGTCATGAGGATGCTCGAGGAGGTTGGCTCACCAGAGAGGGCAGAGGAGTATGTGCTGAGCCTCATCGCAGAGGGGCAAAGGGTGATGGGGTTCGGACACAGGGTGTACAAGACGTACGACCCGAGGGCAAGGATATACAAGCGGCTCGCCAGAGAGATAGCGGATGAGAGGGGTGATACGAGGTGGTTCAGGATTGCCGAGAGCATCGAGGAGGCAGTCCAGCGTGAGCTCGTGGAGAAGCAGGGCAAGCCCCTTTGTCCCAACGTGGACTTCTACTCGGCGGTGGTGTACAAGTATCTGCACATCCCACCAGAGTTCGCCACCTCTCTTTTTGCCATCGGAAGAATCTCTGGATGGGTCGCCCACTGCATCGAGCAGTATGCAGACAACAGAGTGATACGTCCGAGGGCAAAGTATGTGGGAAAGCACCACCCCTCACGGTGA
- a CDS encoding Rossmann-like domain-containing protein — MGILDALVQKCLDEAGAYVLEDVRVGLGYTCAVVSDGRGRYAGLAATLLHEVAPTCVHHGRAGRLAGAPLDEVLAHRPRTLVERAVALACCNAVLNRDVVAREGLELELAGRDVGMVGYFAPLVRELNGVVRSLTIVERNEVLVGGEVRRELSAIEGCDVVLVSSSTLVNGTVDEVLSVCGGEVVMLGPSTPFTFSVFPEKVVALAGRQVVDIDGMLKVVSEAGGTPQLSRYTKKLTLLRGD, encoded by the coding sequence ATGGGCATACTCGATGCGCTCGTGCAGAAATGTCTCGATGAGGCTGGAGCGTACGTGCTCGAGGACGTGAGGGTGGGGCTCGGATACACGTGCGCAGTGGTGTCGGATGGCAGAGGCAGGTATGCTGGGCTTGCCGCCACGCTGCTCCACGAGGTAGCCCCAACGTGCGTGCACCACGGGAGGGCTGGGAGGCTCGCCGGTGCACCTCTCGATGAGGTGCTCGCCCACAGGCCCAGGACCCTCGTAGAGAGGGCAGTGGCACTTGCGTGCTGCAATGCGGTGCTCAACCGAGACGTGGTGGCACGTGAGGGGCTCGAGCTCGAGCTTGCGGGAAGGGATGTGGGCATGGTGGGTTACTTTGCCCCCCTCGTGCGCGAGCTCAATGGGGTGGTGCGCTCCCTGACAATCGTGGAGCGGAATGAGGTACTGGTGGGTGGAGAGGTGAGGAGGGAGCTTTCCGCCATTGAGGGATGCGATGTGGTGCTGGTGTCCTCCTCCACGCTGGTGAACGGCACGGTGGATGAGGTGCTCTCCGTGTGTGGGGGTGAGGTGGTGATGCTGGGCCCCTCCACACCCTTCACGTTCTCGGTGTTTCCAGAAAAGGTGGTGGCGCTCGCTGGAAGGCAAGTGGTGGACATCGATGGGATGCTGAAGGTGGTCTCGGAGGCTGGCGGCACCCCCCAGCTCTCGCGCTACACCAAAAAGCTCACGCTGCTGAGAGGCGATTAG